A window of Colletes latitarsis isolate SP2378_abdomen chromosome 11, iyColLati1, whole genome shotgun sequence genomic DNA:
AATGGCTAGCATCGCGCACACAATGTTCATCAATCAAATcgactgtttttttttctttagctCTAACGAGACAATAATGTCAAGACTTACTCGATTtccaattaatttttataaaagataCTCCTTCAGTCCGATGTGAAAGTTACACTGACAGATTAGTCTATAATACAAATCAAGCCGCTTTTCCATTGCTCAAGCATTTTCTTCTAAACGATTTCCAACAAACGAAACTTTTTCACAGAGAACTTTTAAGTTATCTTGTCATTGGTCGTTATATTACCAATAGTCTATTTCCTTTTAACAATTGCTAATATTTAACATCGAACTTCACAAAGTAGAAAACACCTATTACCATGGGTTATATATAACCATGGTCATGCATTTTGTATGCATATGATGGGTGCACTGATGTATcatgcatatatatatatatatacacacgacACACATACATTCATATGTATATATAGATATAATATCGTCGAGGGAATTTTATTATGCAAGCATGCATCAATGAATTGTAACCttgttttttcataaaaatacaGAGCTGTATGGTAAACATTGCTGCTGCACTTGTTGCAGTTTCCACCATAGAGATTTTCGTGACAATTACATCGAAATTCGAATAAAATGAACGCTGACACATACGTTTTCTAAATTACTAATAATGGATTTGTATATTAGTTTTGCGTTatcaaaaatttaatatttatattttacttttACATTATTGCAAGTGCATTTTTCATAAATCGCAGAACATTCGCAACGAAAACCGTACACTAGCTGTGTAGTTGATAATGATAAATTCAAAATTCATAAATACAATTATCTTTTACAATATAAACATAGTCGATATTGCGTAAAAAAGCTTAGAGGTGGCAAACTCTATATATAGTACGCGATAGCATCGTACATATTCTTATTATTATCATACtgatgaaaatataaaaaatggtaATTTATGTATGCAATAAACTTTCTTTCGCGAAAGAAAGCGTGTACAATAAAGATTGGCGTGTCGCTTTAATGCAAAATGGAAATGAACTAATGAGAATCGGTTAGTCGCAATTTCCCATCATGCTTTCCAAAAATTTGGATTTTGCTGCAACCTTCTCTCAAAAGTTTCATACCATCCTTGGATAGTAGACAGTGGTACAAAATTTTCAGTTGGATTTGGTGTCATTTGTGCCTGAGTCACTGAAAAACTTGATACATAATTCAAAAAGCTGGTAATCATCTTTTGAACGAATTCCAAGAAAGAGTTTGATATGGCTAGAGACACTGTAGCTGCTTGCTGCTCTATGACCCCAATAGGTTCAATTGAAACTCCTATTTGCGCTACATGGGAAATCTTTCCCACTCCAAAAATTCCTAAATTACTATTCTCAAATTCATGGTTTTTCTTCAATGTTGATATCTTAAATATGGCTGATGGTTTACAATTCGAGATATATCCCAGAAATTGCCAATTTGGTGGAGctgttggatctggccaactgaaatatactgaaaaaattaaattttaattaattttacataAACACCATTATACAGGTGTGCACAATTTTTCAACCATTTACAGCCATTTGATAAAAAGGTTTTGAAAAAGTTTGTTGATATTAATTATACGACAAatgacaataataaaaatttaaaaaattgttgtcAAAGCAAAATCAAGGGCACCTTAATGTGTTTTTTCAAACAAGACCACATATTATACAATAATTGTACTAATAGATTACTAGATTTACAGTAGTTTTAAATGGCTATAAAAAATTGTGCATGTTATAGAATACAGCTTGTATACATATAATTGTAACAATATGATACATACCTGCACCACCTGCTCCATCAGGAAATGGTATAACACCTGTAAGGAATACCACAATATGATTTATGTTATCTGCATCAGGTACTGTTATCAAAAACTGATTATCTCCTATTTGTTGGAAATCTGTTTGTACCTGCAAGATATAAAGATGTACGTTAgatttgttcaccaaaaattacaaATTGAGATGCTTGTGACATGTTAATGATGAAAAAAATTGGGTAAACCGAGAGTATTATCAAAGCCTAGTAAGAATAAAACACAAGAATAAACAAATGAGAAATTACAAAAGATTATTCAAACAAATCCTATAGATGTGCATTTATATATTAAACATAAATAGTTTATTtacatgaaacagtcgatttgatAACATAAACGAAACACAATTTCGGTATTCATTATCACGAAAAAGATTCACACTTACAAATCGACCAGATACAATTATACCAAGCATTTTTGCGAAGAGTCTAGATCATTCTACTGTCTTCACTTTATCACGCTACACCGGAAAATGCACAGTACGCATGCAACGAACGTGACACCAACCAAACACAAGAACGCGAAACCAATGTTTATCCACGATTTATACGACTATAGATTGGAAACTCGGTACAAGCATCAAGCGTTCAAACTAGAGGCGCATTCACATGTACACGACTGTTCTCTACCACGAATATTTCTATGCAAAACATTTACATCCGGAAATGCGAGTATCCGGCTCGAAGAcgtttcttatttttctttttgtttctgaCAAATAGTGTACTAGCAAATTacttccgaaattacttcgggcagcttcggaataatcgagaaagagggcatgtgtcagtttgcctttgtcgactttccgaaacttcacgagctcacgtacgcgtgatcttccatgtttgagtagggcaccgggtgctgaatctggcatctctggtatcTATTCGACATAGTACTGTACTGCCACCTGTGTCAAAACCCAATGAATTGAATGACTTAGTCACAGACGAGATATGCAAGCAtacctcgtatacctcgtctgtgactcGATTTTGAGTGCATACTATATCACACTTCTAATATATTCAATTGCTTACACATAAAGCATTATTCGCAATTCGTGTATTTCAAATGATCTGCAAACATCATTTGCGTAGTGTCACATCATCTTATATTACATTTATAGCATATATATGTATTTCATAaacattttataattaattgtaACCTTTTTGGTAATCGAAATAATAAATTCGAAAGAACAAAAGAATTCAGTTTCACTTTACTTAATAGTAAATGACTGTGATAAAGTGGTAAGCAGGTGGTAACCTACATGACCAAGATGTCGAAGAGTATAGATGAAAGGACCAAAGAAATGGCGGTAGATGGACGGCGGGTTATTGAAAAGAATAGAAGAATGTCAAACATAGTGCGCATTGGACGTGCACGAGTAGTATAGACTAAAGTGACGTCAGTCAGTTCCTTATGGTTCTCTCATTCTCGTGTTTGACCGCGCCTTTGAAAACAATTTGCTTTTCCTAATAGCGGTTATCTTGCTCTTGCCTCATAATTTGGTCGTTACGTACGACGAAACGTAGGAAAAAGTCGCGTATAGACGATTTCAATAATATATCAAAGGCATATACAGAGACTGCGACGCGCTTCAAACAAAACGAGACTGTCGCTGAATCGAAAATCCCTGGGCGGATAGTGATGGTGACAGTGATGGCGATGACGATGGCGACGGTGAGAGCAACCTCTACGAACTTCAATGTGTGTGACATCACGCTTCATTGTTGGAGGTTTACGTCATTCTCGAGTCTGGTCTTGAGTTGGTGCGCGCGATCTACGGTAGTCTAGAGAGAGACGCGTGTGGACGAGTGGCGGGAAGTGTTAGAGGCGAGAGAGGCGAAAAACACGCGAATCACCGTTGCGACTGCGCGAAACGTATTGAGCACGTCGTTTTTCATCTAAACAAAATTAACGATAAACCGTTTAAGCATCGGTTGAAATTATAAACGCGGGTACTCGTGATCGATGTGTAGAATGAGAATTAAACGTTCGAAGGTATCGACACAAAATTTACAATAAGGAAAGAAAAGGAGAAAGGGTATTGTGTCGACGTCGGGAGGAGAGGGGGTAACCGAGGGGGATAGACAAGACGGCTGAAAGGGGAGGGGTGCGAGAGAGAAAAGGAAGAGCGTATAAAAGATAAACGAGGAGAACGACACGAAGCGCGACGTTCAACGGTGGTAGAGCGCTGATTTGTGATTTCATCGACGGTTACTGATTTCGACGGGACAGCTCGATGCGGATCGAGTGCGTTGCGCTTTCGAACGAAGGGGTACTTTTCGCGCGGATAAGATTGCGCGCGATGTCACTAGTGTTGGGGAGAGTTTTCACGAATATGTAACTTATTTGTGATCCACACCTAGCAGTGGTTCTTCGACGACGCGTTCTTACATTTTAAATATAACGGTGTATAAATAAGTATGAGCAATAGCAGGAGTGCACAAACGGAGCTCTCACCGTTAATTTTTCCAAAGGATTTACGTTCGGTTGACGCGGTTTTTATTTACGCTTGTGATTCTTAGATGAATGCACGTCAAATGCAGTCAGAATCGATGGTTTTCTCCTCGAAGTTTACCACATATGTTTTTCATGCGTGGGCATGCAGCACCGAACTATCGTCAAGGTTAGTGTGTCTGACAGACTCTCCATCGTCCCTCGATCTTATAAGCTCGTTTTCAGTGGGTAGTATCGAGTAGTTGCAATAGGTAATTAAATAGTGCGCTCTAACTTTTATACCTGTCAATAGTAATACTACGTATTAAGTTTTCTTAAATATAAACCTTGTGTATGCGTCGTGATCCTCGTGATCTTTCaactttttagtatttttgacaAATTGCGTTTCACTGTTTACTTGTTTTTACTATTATTTGGAACTCTTCTCTCTCTTTCGAAATTTAACATATCTTGGTACTAGCACTGACAGCGATATTAATAAGACGCGATGTAATAGAATATAATTTGACCCATGCATACAGCATCAATAAAGCACCGTTTTTTTAAATAGGAAAATCCAAAATTCTCCTCTATTGGACGATTAAAGGGTAGATACATTGGATGGGCATAAGCCTTTTTGGTTGTGTGTCATTTTTTAAACAATGAGGTCTTATCATACATTAATAAATGCATATGTCGATAAGTATCGACAAAATCTGTGTAAGTATAGTTATATCAGGAGTATAGTATATATATATCATtcatgttaataaatttttattacaaatatatattattgtTTCAGGTGAAAGACACATACTACGTAATGCTGTTACTTGTAAACTGGATGCAAATATGCAAAGAGCATCAACTTACTGAAGATTGCTCGATCATCTGTTTAGATACCTATATAATGCTCCAAGAATTTTACATGTTCGTCGTTGAATTGGCACGTTTGTGCAAGAAAGGGTAATACAAATATGTATTTATATCGATAAGTATTAGTCCAAAAAGTATGGATGATTATTACTTATGCCTTCGTTGTAAGCATCAATTTTACTATAGAATTGAATCTGGCAACATTGGTAAATACATATGTTCTAGGCACAAAGCAACAAATTTCTGGTTACAATTAGTTGCGGTAGAAACATTTTATCGACAATGCAGCGTAGCGTGCTTTTCCTTGTTGCAAAAGGATTTGATATTGGGAAGTAGGTTTGTTAAATTAACAATCGGCATAATGATTTTATTACCACACTCCAACAGAGATAGGTTCAACTTGTACATTTGTACTAAATGAGCTGGATATATCGAATCCTCTTGCAAACCACTTAAAGACTGACTTGTATAGTTTGAGTGTGATAATACTGCTTCAGTTCATGAAAAATATCTTTTTCAATTGAGACTAACTCGTGTATGTCTGATTGCAGAACAGCCGTTTCTATGAGCGCCTCTCGTCCGTTACACTGTGATGGAAAGGATACGAACAGCAAAAGCGGTTCAAGTGAGTCTACAGTATTACATAGACGTGTATAAAAATTTTGCATAAACTGAGTCTTATATCACTCGTTTatggttgttttttttttgtaattacaCGCTTTATAGAGAGAATGGCATATGAGGTATTTCTGGGTGGATCTTGTAATCCCACCACATGGAGGTCAGAAATAGCGATACCGACTCTTCAGAGCCTCGGAATTACTTATTACAATCCCGTATGTGTTTTTCATCATCTTCATTGGTTTCATCCGTGATCTATTAACAGTTTATGTAATTGTACATTGTACGTTCTAGCAAGTGTCGCACTGGGGACCAGAACTGATAGCTCAAGAGTATGAAGCGAAACAGACGGCGAAAGTGTTACTCTTTGTGATTGATAACCAAACGCGCAATAGCGCAGGCATCATTGAAGCAGCTCAGTTAGCAGCTACACGTCGCGAGTCTTTAATTCTAGTTATTTATCCGTATCGTCAGGGTCAAAtgatattcggcgagattgtatccACTCAGTAAGACTTTCAGTTTCCGTCGGTTAACTCTTCGCAGCATAATGGTTAACTCGAACGATTATTTATGGACTAAACTTTTGTAGCGAGTAGTCATAAATGCAAACTGCTACGATTGAATGAACATTTTCTGGGTGTTCACCTCAGTTAACCATCGTGCTGCCGAGTTAACGCGCCTTCGTTGTCGGCAATACATTCTTGACAAACGCTATACTTTTTGTTTAGGGAATATTACGACTTGATGAATGGACTATTGGTACTTCAGTACCTTATGGAGAGACAGAGGATACCAATATTCGAGAGTGTATCAGTTGCTCTTAATTGTACGTCCAAGGTAATCAATAGACAAAAAGTAAAAGCAAGTAATTGCACAATTATTTTCTCGCGTATCAGATTTCAACGCTGGTTCAAATATGGTTGCGTCGTAGGTTCTGCGCGAAGAGGTTAACGTGCAAGATCTGCATTCCGAAGATGGCATTAGACCAATTAAAATTTCACTCAGTCAAAATGGAATGGACGCGGTGTAAGACTTTTTCGATATCCGTGTATACACGCTTATGCGAGAGTCGCGTCGTACTCAATGTCCAATTCTAAATTACTCTTTTGTAGTACGCTAAGGGAGATTTTCAAGTCCATGGATATTAATGACAGCGGAAGCGTTAAATTAGGAGAAGTGAGTTTATCAAATCTTAATATTATTTCTGTCAAAAGTGCGTTACCTACGATAAAATTGGTACAACATATTACCTACCTTTGTGTCGATTTCTTCGTTTCGTAGGCTTGGGTAGCGTTACAATCAAATGTCAAATGCAACTTGTCGGTTTCGGATCTTCTGAATGTCGTAAATAAATCGGGTAATAAACTCTTATATTTCCTTAATAATAAAACTGATGATGCCACGTGGTCGAGACGGCGAAGAAAGTTTGCCTATATTTTCCACCCCTCGTATTCATGTATGCTTTTAGAAACATATAGGACGTTGATAGACGATGCATTTCCAGCCAAGAGAGATTTAATGGAATTGCGGATAAACTTTGAACAGTTCTACGCCCTAGCTACCGAATCAGCTTGGAGGACGAAGACCAACGGCATTTCTTGTGAAAGTGAGATACCTTCAGTTTGGAGTATATTATGTAGGAAGGCTTCAAAATTTCTTCGCAGAGCTATCGTGCAACCTTTTAACCGTTTCCTAGGTATTTCCTATTCTAAACCATTTCCTATGATCCGTCGCGTGTATCGTTAACGTGTATGAAAGCGAACAGGTCATCGCAAGACGCTCGCGCCTCGATCAGTTTGAAAGTGTTCCCGAGAACAGTTATGTACGATTCGTGCGACCATTCAACTTTTTAGATTGGACCAATTCCTTCGTGCCTGAAACCGAGAAGAGAGACTTGTACATTGGAGTAATCGGCAAAGATCAGTTTTGGTTAGAAACAACTGCAGCATCCTCCATCGAGTGAGCATCCGAGATGTAACGTTCTTTCGATTCTCGATATTGCGACAGTGTCGTTGAGTCTACGTGtaagttatttttctttttagatCTAGCGGTTTATCCTTATACCGACCAGGCCTGAATGAGTACAACGTAAAGGTGTTGCCACAAGAATtacagaaaatgaaaaattcgcGGTTAATATTGTTGATCGTGCCACAGCACTCTCGTGGCATCACCATAATGGCACTTGCAGCTTATCTGATTGGATTACGCGCAAAACTGGTCCTGTGCGTTCAAACGCTTCCCGAAGATTGCGTAGTTTCTGGCGAGAAGGTAAGCGTTTGTGTAACGTATTTGAATATACGTATATTGTACTTTTATAATTATCGCTACTACCGACGCGTCTATCGTCTCCACCTTTATCCTTTTCATGTTTTCTCCTTTTCCTCCACTTGTTGCTGTGTATATAgaaaaacaactttttcatttagCTAACCGAACAAGCCACAAAAGACTACAACCGGGGAAGAATGTACCTGTCGGACTACGCGACGCGCGAAGGTGTACCTGTTTTTCAGAATATCGTAGATGCTCTGCAACACGCGATACAGCTAGTTCAAAGTCTTCGTTGACgttcttttttttctatttctttttcATACGAGTAAGCTTTTCGATTCAccgattaatttatttttactctTAGTAATGTTCAACTACCGGGCGAGATCCGTTAGACAAAGAAAACGCGACGAACAGTTGTCATTGTTACTCGCTAGACGCGACACCTATAGTAATTAACTACGATTTTGCACTGGTTTTTATCGAGTCATGATCGGTCGACTTTCTCAAATTTTAGTGGAATTTCTCACGATAGTTGAACATATTTTTTTATAGCAATTCAACTTGGTAATTTTGTAACCTTTTAACTGGTTGAGGATTGATACACGTGTattgtatatatattattagttGTTTCTAACGATCTAatgataattaatttaaaatttggtAGGAAGAATGCATGGGGATGCGTGGAAAACGTTTGGTCGCGTTGAATGCGCGTGGGAGCATGCGAGAGTGCGTGGATGCAAACGTGCGGTTGCGTGCGTGAATTTGTACAGGCAGGACAGACGCGTACCTGTACGACGAACAGGCATCTTATGTAGCGCTATCTTACGGTGTTGTACGCTATGACGAGTGATACGATTGAATGCATTATCCGTGGACaagaaaaattgaagaaaattataATTCGGAGTACGTATATGTACGTTTCGATGCACGACAAAGAAAAACGAAGTGTAGTTATATGTAACGTTTTAAAGTCATTCGACAGTCATCGTTGGAACACTGACCGGCTCAATATACTTTTCCTTTCtttcttttaataatttcgcaacCATTTTCTTTgtacaataaaaaatattattgtttttatttGTATCGTTTGTTTCGCTGTTCATTGAATATACAACGTCCTTGACTGTGCAAGAGAACACGAAACGAGATTCGGAACATTTGGCATACGAGGAACGGGTGGAACAGATTCCGAAAAATACTTGCGACGTTCGATCTACATTAGAGTCCCTGAATGAGGTTTCGAAACGCTCGTCAGTCGAGTCCCTCGTTTCTACTTTGCTGCTGAACACAGGTAAAATATAGAATCATACATATATTGTAACGCAGACATCGTGCCTTGCCGTTACACGTCGTTGTAATGTTGTCGAttatcatacttttttttttctcgttcgtTGTGTCTTACAATGACCGGTTTCCTTCACGCGTTGACCTTTCGAAGGGAGTAATGTTTATATATATTCTTTAAAGAAAGTAATACTGGTATCATAGCTGGTAGAAAAAGAGGTATATACACGGCGTATCTGAAAAAATGTACAGAGATGCGGTAGTTTCGCAATAATTCTGCAATCAGAAGAGGAAAGTTCTTATTTCATCTTACTTTTGATCCTCTGGAAAATATAGCAGAGCTAAGAGCGTCGGGTCTGAGAATGCAGCTTCTGCGGCAACGAACGCTTCTTTGCTCAGCAGAAAACCCTGCCTGAGATCGCCGTCGGCTAGTCGTTCAGCTGAATTCTCCACTAAACGTAAGGCAGTTTTTATCCTATCCCCTACGACGTCCGTGATCACAATGTTTCCGATTTCTTTAAGAAGTCGGGCGAGCGACTGTAGAGTCAATTTAGCCGAAGTCAGTTGCTCGATCGTGCGAATGCGCAACAAAGCATCGACCTCCCAATTGtacaatttaaattcattcggaGGGAGGGTCAAAACGTTGTGCAAGGGTTTctgaaataagaaaaaaataaatgtaacaAGCCTGGACTAACGTACATTGCTGGTTAGTGATATTGGGCCAGAACAGTCTCTGTGGTTTAACGTGTTATCGGCGAAAACTGGTATAGCAAATCGTTCGATTACCGGCTCAGGAATACCTAGAAGAAGTTTCAGTTGGGCGAGAAATGTGCCAACGACGGTAACCTCTTCTGGAACAATGGTGACCGATTCATTGGATTTTGCGTCAGCACAAGCCTCTAAAGATGGATTGATAAACACCACACCGCCCCACCTATATATGAATTAAAACAACGCGATGTAGACGCAATGAATTACGTAACATCTATTGGCTACAATTTATG
This region includes:
- the LOC143347470 gene encoding protein OPI10 homolog isoform X1 — translated: MLGIIVSGRFVSVNLFRDNEYRNCVSFMLSNRLFHVQTDFQQIGDNQFLITVPDADNINHIVVFLTGVIPFPDGAGGAVYFSWPDPTAPPNWQFLGYISNCKPSAIFKISTLKKNHEFENSNLGIFGVGKISHVAQIGVSIEPIGVIEQQAATVSLAISNSFLEFVQKMITSFLNYVSSFSVTQAQMTPNPTENFVPLSTIQGWYETFERRLQQNPNFWKA
- the LOC143347470 gene encoding protein OPI10 homolog isoform X2 — translated: MLGIIVSGRFVQTDFQQIGDNQFLITVPDADNINHIVVFLTGVIPFPDGAGGAVYFSWPDPTAPPNWQFLGYISNCKPSAIFKISTLKKNHEFENSNLGIFGVGKISHVAQIGVSIEPIGVIEQQAATVSLAISNSFLEFVQKMITSFLNYVSSFSVTQAQMTPNPTENFVPLSTIQGWYETFERRLQQNPNFWKA
- the LOC143348405 gene encoding uncharacterized protein LOC143348405 isoform X1; translated protein: MHMSISIDKICVKDTYYVMLLLVNWMQICKEHQLTEDCSIICLDTYIMLQEFYMFVVELARLCKKGHKATNFWLQLVAVETFYRQCSVACFSLLQKDLILGSRTAVSMSASRPLHCDGKDTNSKSGSKRMAYEVFLGGSCNPTTWRSEIAIPTLQSLGITYYNPQVSHWGPELIAQEYEAKQTAKVLLFVIDNQTRNSAGIIEAAQLAATRRESLILVIYPYRQGQMIFGEIVSTQEYYDLMNGLLVLQYLMERQRIPIFESVSVALNCTSKVLREEVNVQDLHSEDGIRPIKISLSQNGMDAVTLREIFKSMDINDSGSVKLGEAWVALQSNVKCNLSVSDLLNVVNKSETYRTLIDDAFPAKRDLMELRINFEQFYALATESAWRTKTNGISCESEIPSVWSILCRKASKFLRRAIVQPFNRFLDWTNSFVPETEKRDLYIGVIGKDQFWLETTAASSIESSGLSLYRPGLNEYNVKVLPQELQKMKNSRLILLIVPQHSRGITIMALAAYLIGLRAKLVLCVQTLPEDCVVSGEKLTEQATKDYNRGRMYLSDYATREGVPVFQNIVDALQHAIQLVQSLR
- the LOC143348405 gene encoding uncharacterized protein LOC143348405 isoform X4 is translated as MIITYAFVAQSNKFLVTISCGRNILSTMQRSVLFLVAKGFDIGKTAVSMSASRPLHCDGKDTNSKSGSKRMAYEVFLGGSCNPTTWRSEIAIPTLQSLGITYYNPQVSHWGPELIAQEYEAKQTAKVLLFVIDNQTRNSAGIIEAAQLAATRRESLILVIYPYRQGQMIFGEIVSTQEYYDLMNGLLVLQYLMERQRIPIFESVSVALNCTSKVLREEVNVQDLHSEDGIRPIKISLSQNGMDAVTLREIFKSMDINDSGSVKLGEAWVALQSNVKCNLSVSDLLNVVNKSETYRTLIDDAFPAKRDLMELRINFEQFYALATESAWRTKTNGISCESEIPSVWSILCRKASKFLRRAIVQPFNRFLDWTNSFVPETEKRDLYIGVIGKDQFWLETTAASSIESSGLSLYRPGLNEYNVKVLPQELQKMKNSRLILLIVPQHSRGITIMALAAYLIGLRAKLVLCVQTLPEDCVVSGEKLTEQATKDYNRGRMYLSDYATREGVPVFQNIVDALQHAIQLVQSLR
- the LOC143348405 gene encoding uncharacterized protein LOC143348405 isoform X5, yielding MPSLHKATNFWLQLVAVETFYRQCSVACFSLLQKDLILGSRTAVSMSASRPLHCDGKDTNSKSGSKRMAYEVFLGGSCNPTTWRSEIAIPTLQSLGITYYNPQVSHWGPELIAQEYEAKQTAKVLLFVIDNQTRNSAGIIEAAQLAATRRESLILVIYPYRQGQMIFGEIVSTQEYYDLMNGLLVLQYLMERQRIPIFESVSVALNCTSKVLREEVNVQDLHSEDGIRPIKISLSQNGMDAVTLREIFKSMDINDSGSVKLGEAWVALQSNVKCNLSVSDLLNVVNKSETYRTLIDDAFPAKRDLMELRINFEQFYALATESAWRTKTNGISCESEIPSVWSILCRKASKFLRRAIVQPFNRFLDWTNSFVPETEKRDLYIGVIGKDQFWLETTAASSIESSGLSLYRPGLNEYNVKVLPQELQKMKNSRLILLIVPQHSRGITIMALAAYLIGLRAKLVLCVQTLPEDCVVSGEKLTEQATKDYNRGRMYLSDYATREGVPVFQNIVDALQHAIQLVQSLR
- the LOC143348405 gene encoding uncharacterized protein LOC143348405 isoform X2, with amino-acid sequence MHMSISIDKICVKDTYYVMLLLVNWMQICKEHQLTEDCSIICLDTYIMLQEFYMFVVELARLCKKGHKATNFWLQLVAVETFYRQCSVACFSLLQKDLILGSRTAVSMSASRPLHCDGKDTNSKSGSKRMAYEVFLGGSCNPTTWRSEIAIPTLQSLGITYYNPQVSHWGPELIAQEYEAKQTAKVLLFVIDNQTRNSAGIIEAAQLAATRRESLILVIYPYRQGQMIFGEIVSTQEYYDLMNGLLVLQYLMERQRIPIFESVSVALNCTSKVLREEVNVQDLHSEDGIRPIKISLSQNGMDAVTLREIFKSMDINDSGSVKLGEAWVALQSNVKCNLSVSDLLNVVNKSETYRTLIDDAFPAKRDLMELRINFEQFYALATESAWRTKTNGISCENWTNSFVPETEKRDLYIGVIGKDQFWLETTAASSIESSGLSLYRPGLNEYNVKVLPQELQKMKNSRLILLIVPQHSRGITIMALAAYLIGLRAKLVLCVQTLPEDCVVSGEKLTEQATKDYNRGRMYLSDYATREGVPVFQNIVDALQHAIQLVQSLR
- the LOC143348405 gene encoding uncharacterized protein LOC143348405 isoform X3, producing the protein MHMSISIDKICVKDTYYVMLLLVNWMQICKEHQLTEDCSIICLDTYIMLQEFYMFVVELARLCKKGTAVSMSASRPLHCDGKDTNSKSGSKRMAYEVFLGGSCNPTTWRSEIAIPTLQSLGITYYNPQVSHWGPELIAQEYEAKQTAKVLLFVIDNQTRNSAGIIEAAQLAATRRESLILVIYPYRQGQMIFGEIVSTQEYYDLMNGLLVLQYLMERQRIPIFESVSVALNCTSKVLREEVNVQDLHSEDGIRPIKISLSQNGMDAVTLREIFKSMDINDSGSVKLGEAWVALQSNVKCNLSVSDLLNVVNKSETYRTLIDDAFPAKRDLMELRINFEQFYALATESAWRTKTNGISCESEIPSVWSILCRKASKFLRRAIVQPFNRFLDWTNSFVPETEKRDLYIGVIGKDQFWLETTAASSIESSGLSLYRPGLNEYNVKVLPQELQKMKNSRLILLIVPQHSRGITIMALAAYLIGLRAKLVLCVQTLPEDCVVSGEKLTEQATKDYNRGRMYLSDYATREGVPVFQNIVDALQHAIQLVQSLR
- the LOC143348405 gene encoding uncharacterized protein LOC143348405 isoform X6 — its product is MQRSVLFLVAKGFDIGKTAVSMSASRPLHCDGKDTNSKSGSKRMAYEVFLGGSCNPTTWRSEIAIPTLQSLGITYYNPQVSHWGPELIAQEYEAKQTAKVLLFVIDNQTRNSAGIIEAAQLAATRRESLILVIYPYRQGQMIFGEIVSTQEYYDLMNGLLVLQYLMERQRIPIFESVSVALNCTSKVLREEVNVQDLHSEDGIRPIKISLSQNGMDAVTLREIFKSMDINDSGSVKLGEAWVALQSNVKCNLSVSDLLNVVNKSETYRTLIDDAFPAKRDLMELRINFEQFYALATESAWRTKTNGISCESEIPSVWSILCRKASKFLRRAIVQPFNRFLDWTNSFVPETEKRDLYIGVIGKDQFWLETTAASSIESSGLSLYRPGLNEYNVKVLPQELQKMKNSRLILLIVPQHSRGITIMALAAYLIGLRAKLVLCVQTLPEDCVVSGEKLTEQATKDYNRGRMYLSDYATREGVPVFQNIVDALQHAIQLVQSLR